Proteins from one Sulfurovum sp. TSL1 genomic window:
- the proB gene encoding glutamate 5-kinase yields MKRIVIKVGSHVLTENGAIAKPRMLALVQLIAELKTHHYDVILVSSGAVSAGYTQLPLDRSQVANKQALAAIGQPLLLKMYQEKFARFDLLCSQVLLSADVFGEPEHIAHAKNAIDTLLKNNVVPIINENDTVSIEELVFGDNDRLSAHVAHYFDAALLVILSDIDAFYDKDPNKYSDAKRRVVVNRLEEDELNAEHTPNNEFATGGIVTKLQSADFLMRHDREMFLASGFDLSDVKAFLVEGEHKGGTLFKA; encoded by the coding sequence ATGAAAAGAATAGTCATTAAAGTGGGTTCTCACGTTTTAACAGAAAATGGTGCTATAGCCAAACCACGCATGTTGGCATTGGTGCAATTGATAGCTGAACTGAAAACACATCACTATGATGTGATCTTGGTAAGTTCGGGTGCGGTATCGGCAGGATATACACAGTTGCCACTGGATAGGAGTCAAGTTGCAAATAAGCAGGCACTGGCTGCGATAGGTCAGCCTTTGCTTCTGAAAATGTATCAGGAGAAGTTTGCCAGATTTGATCTACTCTGTTCCCAAGTCCTTTTGAGTGCAGATGTGTTTGGGGAACCTGAGCATATTGCACATGCCAAAAATGCGATAGATACATTGTTAAAAAACAATGTGGTGCCGATCATCAATGAAAATGATACGGTAAGTATTGAAGAGTTGGTCTTCGGGGACAATGACAGGCTCTCTGCGCATGTCGCACACTATTTTGATGCAGCACTGCTTGTCATACTCTCGGACATCGATGCCTTTTATGACAAAGATCCAAATAAATATAGCGATGCCAAAAGAAGGGTGGTGGTCAATAGGCTGGAAGAGGATGAACTCAACGCTGAACATACACCGAACAATGAATTTGCTACAGGTGGTATAGTGACCAAACTGCAATCTGCAGATTTTTTAATGCGACATGACAGAGAGATGTTTTTGGCAAGCGGATTTGATCTGAGTGATGTGAAAGCTTTTCTTGTAGAGGGTGAGCATAAGGGCGGAACACTGTTTAAAGCCTGA
- the obgE gene encoding GTPase ObgE yields the protein MFVDSVELTISSGKGGAGAISFWTEKFVSKGGPDGGDGGRGGSVYFKIDNNTDTLSALRGRNHIKAENGRPGEGRKCYGRKGHDTIITVPPGTTVVDVDTGEELLDLVNEGEVVLFLEGGKGGLGNMHFKSSSNQRPTYAQPGLPGISKHVRLEMKLIADVGLVGYPNVGKSTLISTLSNARPQVANYEFTTLTPKLGVVHVGDFDSFMMADIPGIIEGASDGRGLGLEFLKHIERTKTLLLMIDAANYREMKYQYETLLVELKRYSETLATRKHAIAITKIDSLSQDEVNVLTETFLADIGLEANEILHKYKADKNYLSYGFKTDFGVQLPEEKPFFVLPISSVAHLNTEALRYAIGDFVKMVKAEQESE from the coding sequence ATGTTTGTAGATAGTGTAGAACTAACAATTAGTTCTGGTAAAGGTGGTGCAGGTGCCATCTCTTTTTGGACAGAAAAATTTGTTTCTAAAGGCGGACCTGATGGCGGTGACGGTGGCCGTGGAGGTTCTGTATATTTTAAAATAGATAACAATACAGATACCCTTTCGGCACTTCGTGGCCGAAACCATATCAAAGCAGAAAATGGTCGTCCGGGAGAAGGGCGTAAGTGTTATGGTCGTAAGGGGCATGACACTATTATCACGGTACCTCCGGGTACAACAGTCGTAGATGTTGATACAGGTGAAGAGTTGCTTGATCTGGTCAATGAAGGAGAAGTAGTACTCTTTCTTGAAGGAGGCAAGGGCGGTTTGGGAAATATGCACTTTAAAAGCTCAAGTAACCAAAGACCAACCTATGCGCAGCCCGGACTTCCAGGGATCTCCAAGCATGTAAGACTTGAAATGAAACTCATTGCAGATGTAGGTTTAGTGGGGTATCCGAATGTAGGAAAATCCACACTTATCTCTACACTTTCCAACGCGAGACCGCAAGTAGCCAACTATGAGTTTACAACGCTGACACCGAAACTCGGTGTGGTGCATGTAGGAGACTTTGATTCTTTTATGATGGCAGATATACCTGGAATTATCGAGGGTGCCAGTGACGGTAGAGGTCTTGGATTGGAATTTTTGAAACATATTGAGAGAACAAAAACCTTACTTTTGATGATCGATGCGGCAAATTACAGAGAGATGAAGTATCAGTATGAGACGCTTTTAGTTGAGTTAAAACGTTATTCTGAAACACTTGCCACACGAAAGCATGCGATCGCCATTACCAAAATCGATTCACTGTCACAAGATGAAGTGAATGTTTTGACAGAAACATTCTTGGCCGATATAGGTTTGGAAGCGAATGAGATATTACATAAATATAAAGCAGATAAAAACTATCTAAGTTATGGATTTAAGACAGATTTTGGTGTACAACTGCCAGAAGAGAAACCGTTTTTTGTACTTCCTATCTCATCTGTCGCACATTTGAATACGGAGGCACTGCGTTATGCGATCGGTGATTTTGTCAAAATGGTTAAAGCTGAACAGGAATCTGAGTAA
- the rpmA gene encoding 50S ribosomal protein L27, translating into MAHKKGQGSTQNNRDSAGRRLGVKKFGGEAVIPGNIIIRQRGTKVHPGTGVGMGKDHTIFALVEGVVKFDNKSATQKKVSVVPA; encoded by the coding sequence ATGGCACACAAGAAAGGACAAGGATCCACTCAAAATAACCGTGATTCAGCTGGACGTCGTTTAGGCGTTAAAAAATTTGGTGGTGAAGCTGTTATCCCTGGTAACATCATCATCAGACAAAGAGGAACTAAAGTTCACCCAGGTACAGGTGTAGGAATGGGTAAAGACCATACTATATTTGCACTTGTTGAAGGTGTAGTGAAGTTTGACAATAAATCTGCTACTCAAAAGAAAGTTTCAGTAGTCCCTGCATAA
- the rplU gene encoding 50S ribosomal protein L21 — MYAIIKASGQQFKVQEGDIICFDNMNLEPKAAVEFKEVLALDNGELTVGAPFVEGAVVKGEVINEGRDKKVIIYKKRRRKDSKLKRGFRRDFTRVRITKIA, encoded by the coding sequence ATGTACGCAATCATTAAAGCAAGTGGCCAACAATTTAAAGTTCAAGAGGGTGATATCATCTGTTTTGACAACATGAATCTTGAGCCAAAAGCAGCGGTAGAATTTAAAGAAGTTCTAGCACTAGACAACGGTGAATTAACTGTAGGAGCTCCTTTCGTAGAGGGTGCTGTAGTTAAAGGTGAAGTAATCAATGAAGGTAGAGATAAAAAAGTTATCATCTACAAAAAAAGAAGAAGAAAAGATTCAAAACTTAAAAGAGGTTTCAGAAGAGACTTTACAAGAGTTAGAATTACTAAAATAGCATAA
- a CDS encoding RidA family protein: MKFISTNEAPAAIGPYSQAVEANGFIYTSGQIALTPEGVMAADDVENQTHQVMKNLFYVLEAAGAHFNDVIKTTIFLADMNDFEKVNAIYAHYFGTHKPVRSTVAVKTLPKNALVEIDCIALSGVDYTY, translated from the coding sequence ATGAAATTTATTTCGACAAATGAAGCACCCGCAGCAATAGGACCATACTCACAAGCGGTTGAGGCAAATGGATTTATCTACACTTCAGGACAGATCGCATTGACACCGGAAGGTGTGATGGCTGCAGATGATGTAGAGAACCAAACACATCAGGTCATGAAAAACCTTTTTTATGTACTTGAAGCAGCCGGTGCACACTTCAATGATGTGATCAAGACAACGATATTCTTGGCAGATATGAATGACTTCGAAAAAGTCAATGCGATCTATGCACATTATTTTGGTACACATAAACCGGTACGTAGTACAGTAGCTGTGAAAACACTTCCAAAAAATGCACTGGTTGAGATAGACTGCATCGCACTTTCTGGCGTGGATTATACGTATTAA
- a CDS encoding HesA/MoeB/ThiF family protein, translating to MTPEQYFNRQIQLWGEATQKSLQNKKIAIIGSGGLGSTLAMALGTSGIGEIHMVDFDTVSNHNIHRQIAFTLEDEGKNKAKTIATLIESKNPFVKARAFDMAFDAFKALGNTYDLILDATDNLPVRSEIDKHAKATQTPWIYASVEEFNGQVCFFDQANFQVFNISDHKPGGITAPIVMHIGSLQANLALRYLAGLSVTKDKLYYLYFNDEGELMTQKFGMPEA from the coding sequence ATGACACCGGAACAATACTTTAACAGACAGATACAGTTATGGGGCGAGGCGACACAAAAATCACTGCAAAATAAAAAGATAGCTATCATCGGTTCTGGCGGTTTGGGATCTACTTTGGCGATGGCGCTGGGTACTTCAGGTATCGGTGAGATACATATGGTGGATTTCGATACGGTTTCAAATCATAATATCCATAGACAAATAGCATTTACACTTGAAGATGAAGGAAAAAACAAAGCCAAGACTATAGCTACACTGATAGAGTCTAAAAATCCTTTTGTCAAAGCACGCGCGTTTGATATGGCTTTTGATGCGTTCAAAGCGTTGGGAAACACGTATGATCTCATACTGGATGCCACAGATAATCTTCCTGTAAGAAGTGAAATAGACAAACATGCCAAAGCAACACAGACACCTTGGATCTATGCAAGTGTTGAAGAGTTTAACGGGCAGGTCTGTTTCTTTGATCAGGCAAATTTTCAAGTGTTCAATATTTCTGACCACAAACCCGGCGGTATCACTGCACCTATTGTAATGCACATCGGATCTCTGCAGGCAAATCTGGCATTACGCTATCTTGCCGGGCTCTCCGTGACCAAAGATAAACTCTATTATCTTTATTTCAACGATGAAGGTGAGTTAATGACACAAAAATTCGGTATGCCAGAGGCGTAA
- a CDS encoding carbon-nitrogen hydrolase family protein, which translates to MAQLVVAALQLPTLGMNATRLEFYLKQAKQRNAEVMLLGEYVLNHFFKEFATMSPNMVKEQTRKHTELLKSLAEKYDIVFVAPIIVTKKDGYHKTIVKITPKTTRYYEQQILLPYAHWNEKKFFSNPVDSLKDPMTFNIKGFRVMMMAGFELHFDHFWQRATEKKIDLVLLPTASTFGSHNRWREIIKTKAFLHGCYILRANRLGEYSDNEVKWKFYGDTMLVSPEGEIEMMLEDKESMLVEMIDKREVLEHRKAWAFEKELQLRMK; encoded by the coding sequence ATGGCACAACTTGTTGTAGCTGCACTCCAATTACCGACATTGGGTATGAATGCAACAAGACTTGAATTTTATCTCAAACAGGCCAAGCAGAGAAATGCAGAGGTGATGCTTCTTGGTGAGTATGTGCTGAACCATTTTTTTAAAGAGTTTGCCACAATGTCACCCAATATGGTGAAAGAACAGACGCGTAAACATACAGAACTTCTTAAAAGTCTTGCAGAAAAATATGATATTGTTTTTGTCGCACCTATCATTGTCACGAAAAAAGATGGATATCATAAAACCATTGTGAAGATCACGCCCAAGACCACACGATATTATGAGCAGCAGATCCTTCTTCCTTATGCACATTGGAATGAAAAGAAGTTTTTTTCCAACCCTGTCGACTCACTGAAAGATCCTATGACATTCAATATCAAAGGATTCAGAGTGATGATGATGGCCGGATTTGAACTACACTTTGACCATTTCTGGCAAAGAGCGACTGAAAAAAAGATCGATCTTGTACTGCTTCCTACCGCTTCAACATTCGGTTCTCATAACCGTTGGAGAGAGATCATCAAAACCAAAGCCTTTTTACACGGATGTTACATCCTTAGGGCAAACCGTTTAGGTGAATACAGTGACAATGAAGTCAAATGGAAATTTTATGGTGACACCATGCTCGTCTCTCCAGAGGGTGAAATAGAGATGATGCTGGAAGACAAAGAGTCCATGCTGGTTGAGATGATAGATAAAAGGGAAGTGCTGGAACATAGAAAAGCATGGGCCTTTGAGAAAGAGTTGCAATTAAGAATGAAGTAG
- the xseB gene encoding exodeoxyribonuclease VII small subunit has translation MKHETFEEKLEYSKELLEKLMNPEITLEESVKLYEEGLKNIKEAQTLIEEAKTKITVIEQANQNTGDTL, from the coding sequence ATGAAACATGAAACATTTGAAGAAAAATTAGAATATTCCAAAGAATTGCTTGAAAAACTGATGAACCCCGAGATCACACTTGAAGAGTCTGTCAAGCTGTATGAAGAGGGATTGAAAAATATCAAAGAGGCACAAACACTGATAGAAGAGGCCAAAACGAAGATCACAGTGATAGAACAGGCCAATCAAAATACTGGAGATACTCTGTAA
- a CDS encoding homoserine O-acetyltransferase, with protein MEITTKTAQFSSPLYLESGRILEPYEIAYETYGALNEDKSNVILVCHALSGSHHAAGTYEGERKAGWWDGLIGDGKAIDTRKFFVICTNVIGSCFGSTGPMSNNYPSEDPYRLRFPVVTIKDMVRAQMHLLSQLGIYHVRAIVGGSMGGMQALQFAVDYPNFSDDIISLAATYATRPWTIAFNKVAVEAIRRDPRFKHGNYERGAFQEEGLDGLAIGRIAGHISYLAPDSMDKKFGRDYVNNDGLFELFGRYEVERYMEYNTNNFSRIFDPLSYLYIVKAINTFNLSRGYDSLHEAILRIKANVHLISFSTDYLFFPCEMEHIAKMMERNGQKHTYLEVQSSYGHDAFLVELDKFEDHIKEVLQ; from the coding sequence ATGGAAATCACAACTAAAACAGCACAATTTAGCTCTCCTCTCTACTTAGAGAGTGGGCGTATCTTAGAACCGTATGAGATCGCCTATGAGACATACGGAGCGTTAAATGAAGATAAGTCCAATGTTATTTTAGTCTGTCATGCCTTGAGTGGTTCCCATCATGCAGCAGGGACCTATGAAGGTGAGCGAAAGGCTGGCTGGTGGGACGGATTGATCGGTGACGGTAAAGCGATCGATACCCGCAAATTTTTTGTGATCTGTACCAATGTGATAGGTTCATGTTTTGGCTCGACAGGGCCTATGAGTAACAATTATCCCAGTGAAGATCCTTATAGACTTCGTTTTCCGGTCGTGACCATTAAAGATATGGTACGTGCACAGATGCATCTTCTTTCGCAGTTGGGTATCTACCATGTACGTGCGATAGTAGGTGGTTCTATGGGAGGTATGCAGGCATTGCAATTCGCGGTGGACTACCCGAACTTTTCCGATGATATCATTTCACTTGCCGCTACGTACGCTACACGGCCCTGGACCATAGCATTTAACAAGGTGGCTGTAGAAGCGATACGTAGAGACCCACGATTTAAGCACGGTAACTATGAAAGAGGTGCCTTTCAAGAAGAGGGACTGGATGGGTTGGCTATAGGGCGCATCGCAGGGCACATCTCTTACCTGGCACCGGACTCTATGGATAAGAAGTTTGGACGTGACTATGTTAATAATGATGGACTTTTTGAACTCTTCGGACGTTATGAAGTGGAGAGATACATGGAGTACAATACCAATAATTTCTCACGTATATTTGATCCGCTTTCTTATCTATATATAGTCAAAGCGATCAATACCTTTAATTTAAGCCGTGGATATGACTCTTTGCATGAGGCTATCTTACGTATTAAAGCCAATGTGCATCTGATCAGTTTTTCAACTGATTATCTGTTTTTCCCTTGTGAAATGGAACATATCGCCAAAATGATGGAGCGTAATGGACAAAAGCATACTTATCTTGAAGTTCAGAGCAGTTATGGACATGATGCCTTTTTGGTAGAATTAGATAAATTTGAAGACCATATCAAGGAGGTATTACAATGA